In the genome of Thermococcus sp. 21S7, the window GATAACCGGTGGTACCGACAAGGACGGCTTCGCCATGAGGCCCGACGTCCACGGCCCGAGGAGGGTCAAGATCCTCGTTTCGAAGGGCCCGGGCTTCAGACCGAAGGAGAAGGGCGAGAGGAGGAAGAAGACCGTCAGGGGCAACACCATCAGCCCCGAGATAGTTCAGATCAACATGAAGCTCGTCTTCTGAGCTTCCTCCTTTCCCCAAACTTATCGCTTTTCTGTCCCGCTCAAGTTCTCCCCATCGAGGTAACCTTAATAAACCGGCCAACGCTCTAAATTTAGGGGTGAGAGAAGATGGCAAAGAAGAAGGAGTTTAGACAGGCCGAGGTTAACATCGGAATGGTTGGTCACGTTGATCACGGTAAAACGACACTCACAAAGGCTTTAACCGGAATCTGGACCGATACCCACAGCGAGGAGCTCAGGAGAGGAATCACAATCAAGATAGGTTTCGCCGATGCTGAGATAAGGAAGTGCCCGAGCTGTGGCAGGTACTCCAACTCGCCGGTCTGCCCGTACTGTGGTGCCGAGACCGATTTCGAGAGGCGTGTTTCGTTCATAGACGCCCCCGGCCACGAGGCGCTCATGACAACGATGCTCGCCGGTGCCTCCCTCATGGACGGTGCCGTTCTCGTCATAGCGGCAAACGAGGGTGTCATGCCCCAGACCAGGGAGCACCTCATGGCGCTCCAGATAGTCGGCAACAGGAACATCGTCATAGCCCTCAACAAGATTGAGCTGGTCGACAGGGAGAAGGTCATCGAGAGGTACCGCGAGATAAAGGAGTTCGTCAAGGGCACCGTCGCCGAGAACGCCCCGATAATCCCGATTTCGGCCCTTCACGGCTCGAACGTTGACGTTCTCCTCGCGGCGATAGAGGAGTTCATACCAACCCCGAAGCACGACCTCAAGAAGCCGCCCAAGATGCTGGTTCTCAGGAGCTTCGACGTCAACAAGCCGGGAACCAGGCCCGAGAAGCTCGTCGGCGGCGTCATCGGCGGTTCAATAATCCAGGGCAAGCTCAAGGTCGGCGACGAGATAGAGATTCGCCCCG includes:
- the eif2g gene encoding translation initiation factor IF-2 subunit gamma, whose amino-acid sequence is MAKKKEFRQAEVNIGMVGHVDHGKTTLTKALTGIWTDTHSEELRRGITIKIGFADAEIRKCPSCGRYSNSPVCPYCGAETDFERRVSFIDAPGHEALMTTMLAGASLMDGAVLVIAANEGVMPQTREHLMALQIVGNRNIVIALNKIELVDREKVIERYREIKEFVKGTVAENAPIIPISALHGSNVDVLLAAIEEFIPTPKHDLKKPPKMLVLRSFDVNKPGTRPEKLVGGVIGGSIIQGKLKVGDEIEIRPGVPYEDHGRIKYEPITTEITSLQAGGKFVEEAYPGGLVGVGTKLDPYLTKGDLMAGNVVGKPGQLPPVWDDLRLEVHLLERVVGTEEELRVEPIKRREVLLLNVGTARTMGLVTGLGKDEVELKLQIPICAEVGDRVAISRQVGSRWRLIGYGFIRD
- a CDS encoding 30S ribosomal protein S6e; translated protein: MATFKLVISNPKNGIARQVEISGEGAEKLIGKRIGEEIPASELGLNLTEIFGEEIPGNVKLRITGGTDKDGFAMRPDVHGPRRVKILVSKGPGFRPKEKGERRKKTVRGNTISPEIVQINMKLVF